The Primulina eburnea isolate SZY01 chromosome 13, ASM2296580v1, whole genome shotgun sequence genome includes a region encoding these proteins:
- the LOC140809836 gene encoding universal stress protein PHOS32 isoform X1, which yields METLKEQEEYNWREVVLPSLIPIVPEPELERESGERRRGRDIIIAVDHGPNSKHAFDWAVTHLCRLADTIHLVHAISSFKNQIVYEMTHNLMEKLAVEALEVAMVKTKARIVEGDAGKIICKEAERLKPAAVVIGTRGRSLIQSLLQGSTSEYCFHNCKIAPIIIVPGKAEAGDESAL from the exons ATGGAGACACTGAAGGAACAGGAAGAGTACAACTGGAGAGAAGTGGTTCTGCCATCGTTGATACCGATTGTGCCTGAGCCGGAGTTGGAGAGGGAAAGCGGGGAGAGGAGAAGGGGGAGAGATATAATCATCGCTGTGGATCATGGTCCAAATAGCAAGCACGCGTTTGATTGGGCAGTCACCCATTTATGCCGCCTCGCCGATACGATTCACCTCGTGCATGCAATCTCCA GTTTTAAGAACCAGATCGTATATGAGATGACACATAACCTAATGGAGAAACTTGCGGTGGAGGCCCTTGAGGTGGCTATG GTCAAGACGAAAGCTAGGATCGTGGAAGGAGATGCAGGAAAGATTATATGCAAGGAAGCAGAAAGGTTGAAGCCTGCTGCCGTGGTGATAGGCACCAGAGGCCGAAGTTTGATTCAAAG CCTTCTGCAGGGTAGCACAAGTGAATATTGCTTCCATAATTGTAAAATAGCGCCAATCATTATTGTGCCTGGGAAAG CAGAGGCAGGGGACGAATCTGCATTATGA
- the LOC140809836 gene encoding universal stress protein PHOS32 isoform X2: METLKEQEEYNWREVVLPSLIPIVPEPELERESGERRRGRDIIIAVDHGPNSKHAFDWAVTHLCRLADTIHLVHAISSFKNQIVYEMTHNLMEKLAVEALEVAMVKTKARIVEGDAGKIICKEAERLKPAAVVIGTRGRSLIQSLLQGSTSEYCFHNCKIAPIIIVPGKEAGDESAL, encoded by the exons ATGGAGACACTGAAGGAACAGGAAGAGTACAACTGGAGAGAAGTGGTTCTGCCATCGTTGATACCGATTGTGCCTGAGCCGGAGTTGGAGAGGGAAAGCGGGGAGAGGAGAAGGGGGAGAGATATAATCATCGCTGTGGATCATGGTCCAAATAGCAAGCACGCGTTTGATTGGGCAGTCACCCATTTATGCCGCCTCGCCGATACGATTCACCTCGTGCATGCAATCTCCA GTTTTAAGAACCAGATCGTATATGAGATGACACATAACCTAATGGAGAAACTTGCGGTGGAGGCCCTTGAGGTGGCTATG GTCAAGACGAAAGCTAGGATCGTGGAAGGAGATGCAGGAAAGATTATATGCAAGGAAGCAGAAAGGTTGAAGCCTGCTGCCGTGGTGATAGGCACCAGAGGCCGAAGTTTGATTCAAAG CCTTCTGCAGGGTAGCACAAGTGAATATTGCTTCCATAATTGTAAAATAGCGCCAATCATTATTGTGCCTGGGAAAG AGGCAGGGGACGAATCTGCATTATGA